One window of Methanobacterium alkalithermotolerans genomic DNA carries:
- a CDS encoding TIGR00297 family protein: MISSLYVILCLIIGLVTYIRGALDLWGSIFMVVMGLIIIFSAGFNWLVLILIFLILGFVSTKYRHEYKKEIGVYEGRRSAKNVISNGIVPFVMAAFGSYDGFVGGFIGSVATATADTLASEVGVVQTPRLITTLKKVNPGTDGGISVLGTVAGIVGAGIIGFFAYILGIYPDPLISLKISIIAGTVGCFMDSILGAVLERRNYLNNEHVNLLATLTGAFLGILLV, from the coding sequence ATGATAAGCTCATTATATGTGATCCTCTGTCTGATAATAGGGCTCGTAACTTATATTCGAGGTGCTCTGGATCTATGGGGATCTATTTTTATGGTTGTCATGGGTCTCATAATTATTTTTTCTGCCGGTTTTAACTGGCTTGTTTTAATCTTAATTTTTCTTATTCTAGGTTTTGTATCAACCAAATACCGTCATGAGTATAAAAAAGAAATTGGTGTTTACGAAGGAAGAAGAAGTGCCAAGAACGTTATTTCTAATGGGATTGTTCCCTTTGTAATGGCCGCATTTGGTTCCTATGACGGATTTGTAGGGGGATTTATTGGTTCTGTAGCCACTGCCACAGCCGACACCCTGGCCAGCGAAGTTGGTGTGGTACAAACACCTAGATTGATTACCACTCTAAAAAAAGTTAATCCCGGTACTGATGGAGGAATATCAGTTTTAGGAACCGTTGCCGGAATTGTAGGAGCAGGAATTATCGGATTTTTTGCCTATATTTTAGGAATTTATCCAGATCCCCTGATTTCATTGAAGATATCCATAATTGCAGGTACCGTCGGTTGTTTTATGGATAGTATTCTGGGTGCAGTTTTAGAGCGAAGAAATTATCTAAATAATGAACATGTAAATTTATTAGCCACCCTTACCGGTGCTTTTCTGGGAATTTTGCTGGTTTAA
- a CDS encoding 30S ribosomal protein S3ae, with product MAKARRRRVRDTWKEKQWYRIISPEGFGEDEIGITPSRDPDFLVKRKVEATMRELAGDFSKQYVKLKFQVKNVVGDTAHTKFIGHEVTTDYVRSMIRRGSSRIDAPVIVETKEGYKIKLHVLAITTRRAKSSQQKFMRETIDELLKKIVADKSFTELVEAVVTGKIASEIYHRAKKIYPLKRVEIIKTKVLEEPQ from the coding sequence ATGGCTAAAGCTAGACGAAGAAGAGTAAGAGATACATGGAAAGAAAAACAATGGTACAGAATAATTAGTCCAGAAGGATTTGGAGAAGATGAAATAGGAATTACTCCTTCAAGAGACCCTGATTTTCTAGTAAAAAGGAAAGTGGAAGCCACCATGAGAGAGTTAGCTGGTGACTTTTCCAAACAATATGTAAAATTAAAGTTCCAGGTAAAAAATGTGGTGGGAGATACTGCACATACCAAGTTCATCGGGCATGAAGTGACCACTGATTATGTAAGAAGCATGATTAGGCGGGGAAGCAGCCGAATAGATGCTCCGGTTATTGTGGAAACCAAAGAAGGCTATAAAATAAAATTGCATGTGCTGGCCATTACCACTCGCCGGGCCAAGTCATCCCAGCAAAAGTTCATGCGAGAAACTATAGATGAACTCTTAAAGAAAATTGTTGCAGATAAAAGTTTCACTGAACTGGTAGAAGCTGTGGTAACTGGTAAAATAGCATCTGAAATTTATCACCGTGCTAAAAAGATTTATCCTCTCAAAAGAGTTGAAATTATAAAAACCAAGGTCTTGGAAGAACCACAATAA
- a CDS encoding NifB/NifX family molybdenum-iron cluster-binding protein, which translates to MKIAVTTSDGNNVSHFGKAKILPIYEFDEKNLKLTFLENRKSQIDVSMKHQWNMLLDMIKDCDVVICAQAGMNAKFGLENAGIKVVLDEGSTEEVLERYRKHVEFMNKPL; encoded by the coding sequence ATGAAAATTGCAGTTACTACTTCTGATGGAAACAATGTATCTCATTTTGGAAAGGCTAAAATTTTACCTATATATGAATTTGATGAAAAAAATCTTAAATTAACTTTTTTAGAAAATCGAAAATCACAGATAGATGTTTCTATGAAACATCAATGGAACATGCTTTTGGATATGATAAAAGATTGTGATGTGGTAATCTGTGCCCAGGCAGGGATGAATGCTAAATTTGGTCTGGAAAATGCCGGGATAAAGGTAGTTCTGGATGAAGGAAGTACAGAAGAAGTGCTGGAAAGATATAGAAAACATGTGGAATTTATGAATAAACCATTATAA
- a CDS encoding class I SAM-dependent DNA methyltransferase: MPGQELYKNLAKYYDKIYSKKDYRRECEFIEWITQKKQITGNLLLHVACGTGSHVNILKNKFKVMGLDINKEMIDIAGQKSPDVEFIEGDMQNLNIDKRFDIITCLFSAMNYNLSLEDFKTALQNFYSHLKEGGLVIFDLGINKNNWVEGRVSVDTVVEDNLKLARICQSHLEDNIFHANFVFLIKEKGKVDFDIDCHDIGVFELEQISEIMKNTGFSVSIYREFSKDIWNPDSGQIPVFVGLK, from the coding sequence ATGCCCGGTCAGGAATTATATAAAAATTTAGCCAAATATTATGATAAAATATACTCAAAAAAGGATTATAGGCGAGAATGTGAATTTATTGAATGGATTACCCAGAAAAAGCAGATAACAGGAAATCTTCTTTTACATGTAGCCTGTGGAACTGGAAGTCATGTAAATATACTCAAAAATAAATTCAAAGTCATGGGACTGGATATTAACAAAGAAATGATTGATATTGCCGGGCAAAAATCACCTGATGTTGAATTTATAGAAGGAGATATGCAGAATCTGAATATTGATAAAAGATTTGATATTATAACCTGCCTTTTTAGTGCGATGAACTATAATTTAAGTCTGGAAGATTTTAAAACCGCTCTGCAAAATTTTTATAGCCATCTTAAAGAGGGAGGGTTGGTAATTTTTGATCTGGGAATAAATAAAAATAACTGGGTAGAAGGAAGGGTATCGGTTGACACTGTAGTGGAAGACAATTTAAAGTTAGCCAGAATATGCCAGTCACATTTAGAAGATAATATATTCCATGCCAATTTTGTTTTTTTGATAAAAGAAAAAGGAAAGGTTGATTTTGATATAGACTGCCATGACATTGGTGTTTTTGAATTAGAGCAGATATCAGAAATAATGAAAAATACTGGTTTCTCAGTTTCCATATACAGAGAATTTTCTAAAGACATTTGGAATCCTGATTCTGGGCAAATCCCGGTTTTTGTAGGTTTAAAATAA
- a CDS encoding flavodoxin family protein, which translates to MQKVLLVCASPRKKSNTMQVLEECAKEIEQNGLEAEIISLRNMNIDSCHACLKCAKIKKCKIDDGLNEIIEKIRKSDGFIVGSPVYFGTARGSIMAALQRIGMVSRATDKFLSWKVGGPIAVARRGGHTATIQEMLMFFFINDMIVPGSTYWNMVFGWAPGEVEEDEEGLETIRRFGNNVASLIKKIKD; encoded by the coding sequence ATGCAAAAAGTGCTTTTGGTATGTGCCAGTCCTCGAAAAAAAAGTAACACCATGCAGGTTCTTGAAGAATGTGCAAAAGAAATAGAGCAAAATGGTCTGGAAGCAGAGATCATATCACTTAGAAATATGAATATTGATTCCTGTCATGCCTGTCTTAAATGTGCTAAAATAAAAAAGTGCAAAATAGATGACGGGCTAAATGAAATAATAGAAAAAATCAGGAAATCTGATGGATTCATTGTGGGAAGTCCGGTTTATTTCGGGACAGCAAGAGGATCCATTATGGCCGCATTACAGAGAATCGGAATGGTATCTCGAGCCACTGATAAATTTTTAAGCTGGAAGGTAGGAGGACCTATTGCGGTAGCCCGAAGAGGAGGACATACTGCCACCATTCAGGAAATGCTCATGTTCTTTTTTATTAATGATATGATTGTTCCTGGATCCACCTACTGGAACATGGTATTTGGTTGGGCTCCTGGAGAAGTAGAAGAAGATGAAGAAGGCCTGGAAACTATAAGGCGCTTTGGAAATAACGTGGCTTCTCTGATTAAGAAAATAAAAGATTAA
- the mtnP gene encoding S-methyl-5'-thioadenosine phosphorylase codes for MIGIIGGTGVYEITEHGQDIKKKIIETPYGNSPEISLFKFQEKDIAFIPRHASDHDYPPHMINYRANLWALKKIGVTQILATNAVGSLKESIAPGDFVIPHDFLDFTKMRPGTFYDERTVHIDITSPYCSHLRSVLISSGKVVDQGVYVCTEGPRFETAAEIKMFQILGGTLVGMTGIPEVILSRELEMCYSSICLVSNYAASISPYKLTIDEVFEIMDKRKNNLVDLIESTIKSLSYDKDCPCQHALAGAEVDEL; via the coding sequence ATGATAGGGATTATTGGTGGTACGGGAGTTTATGAAATTACAGAACATGGACAGGACATAAAAAAAAAGATAATTGAAACGCCTTATGGTAATTCTCCCGAGATATCATTATTTAAATTCCAGGAAAAGGACATAGCTTTTATTCCTCGCCATGCATCTGATCATGATTATCCTCCCCATATGATTAATTACCGGGCCAATCTATGGGCCTTGAAGAAGATAGGAGTAACTCAAATTTTAGCAACCAATGCCGTGGGATCACTTAAAGAATCAATTGCACCGGGAGATTTTGTTATACCTCATGATTTTCTGGATTTTACTAAAATGCGCCCCGGGACTTTCTATGATGAACGTACCGTCCACATAGATATTACTTCACCTTACTGTAGTCATTTAAGATCGGTTTTGATATCTTCAGGTAAGGTAGTAGATCAGGGAGTATATGTATGTACCGAAGGGCCTCGTTTTGAAACTGCTGCTGAAATTAAGATGTTTCAAATCCTGGGCGGAACTCTGGTAGGCATGACCGGAATACCAGAAGTTATACTATCTAGAGAATTGGAAATGTGCTATTCAAGTATCTGCCTGGTTTCCAATTATGCAGCATCTATCTCTCCTTACAAATTAACCATAGATGAAGTGTTTGAAATAATGGATAAAAGAAAAAATAACCTGGTTGATCTTATAGAATCCACAATTAAGTCCTTGAGTTATGATAAAGATTGTCCCTGCCAGCATGCTTTAGCCGGTGCCGAAGTGGATGAATTATGA
- a CDS encoding RtcB family protein yields the protein MSMEEVLNKVRDCVWEVPSDYKKSMRVPGRIFLDDNSLKDLEKGAVDQVANVASLPGIQKFSIGLPDIHFGYGFSIGGVGAFSARTGVISPGGVGFDINCGVRMVRTNLTQEEIQPKIKELINTLFKNVPSGVGSKGKLRLAGGQIDEVLNQGAEWAVENGYGWEEDLKYLEENGKMEDADSEKVSEKAKKRGIPQLGSLGSGNHFLEVQKVESIFEPSAAEKFGISKGEIAVLIHSGSRGCGHQVCSDYLRIMDKAYKRHKINIPDRQLACAPVDSDEAQDYFKAMAAAANYGWANRQMILHWVRESFEEIFQKSAEDMGMSVLYDVAHNIAKKEVHEIKGKATRLYVHRKGATRAFGPGRKEIPSDYRETGQPVLIPGTMGTASYLLHGTQTAMEETFGSTAHGAGRKMSRAGAKREYKGEEVQKYLESKGIVIRATSMPVVAEEAPGAYKDVDEVVETVHKAGISKLVAKMVPLGVAKG from the coding sequence ATGAGTATGGAAGAAGTTCTAAACAAAGTTAGAGATTGTGTTTGGGAAGTTCCCAGCGACTATAAAAAAAGTATGAGGGTTCCAGGGAGAATTTTTCTGGATGATAATTCACTAAAAGATCTGGAAAAAGGTGCTGTGGATCAGGTGGCCAATGTGGCATCTTTACCGGGAATACAAAAGTTTTCCATAGGATTACCGGATATCCACTTTGGATATGGTTTCAGTATTGGAGGAGTAGGTGCATTCAGTGCCAGGACAGGAGTTATAAGTCCAGGGGGAGTTGGATTCGATATAAATTGTGGAGTGAGAATGGTAAGAACAAATCTCACCCAGGAAGAAATCCAGCCAAAAATCAAAGAACTCATAAATACCCTTTTTAAAAATGTTCCATCTGGAGTAGGAAGTAAAGGAAAATTAAGGCTTGCTGGAGGCCAGATTGATGAAGTACTTAACCAGGGTGCAGAATGGGCTGTGGAAAATGGTTATGGATGGGAAGAAGATTTAAAATATCTGGAAGAAAATGGGAAAATGGAAGATGCTGACTCAGAAAAGGTCAGTGAAAAGGCTAAAAAAAGAGGTATTCCCCAATTAGGTTCATTGGGTTCTGGAAATCATTTTTTAGAGGTTCAAAAAGTTGAAAGCATTTTCGAACCATCTGCTGCTGAAAAATTTGGAATCAGTAAAGGAGAAATAGCTGTGCTGATTCATTCCGGGTCCCGGGGTTGTGGCCATCAGGTCTGCTCAGATTATCTAAGAATAATGGATAAAGCTTATAAACGGCATAAAATAAATATACCTGATCGTCAACTTGCCTGTGCACCTGTAGATTCTGATGAGGCTCAAGATTATTTTAAGGCCATGGCAGCAGCAGCTAATTATGGTTGGGCTAATCGACAAATGATATTACACTGGGTAAGAGAATCCTTTGAAGAAATTTTCCAAAAAAGTGCAGAAGATATGGGAATGAGTGTGCTCTATGATGTGGCCCATAACATTGCCAAAAAAGAAGTCCATGAAATAAAGGGGAAAGCCACCAGGTTATATGTGCATCGTAAAGGAGCTACCCGTGCATTTGGACCAGGTAGAAAAGAAATACCCTCTGATTATAGGGAAACTGGCCAACCAGTATTGATTCCCGGTACTATGGGAACTGCTTCTTACCTGCTCCATGGTACGCAGACTGCTATGGAAGAAACATTCGGGTCAACTGCCCATGGGGCTGGCCGAAAGATGAGTAGGGCCGGTGCCAAAAGAGAGTATAAGGGAGAAGAAGTTCAAAAATACCTGGAAAGTAAAGGCATTGTCATAAGGGCGACTTCCATGCCCGTGGTGGCTGAAGAAGCACCTGGAGCCTATAAAGACGTTGATGAAGTTGTAGAAACAGTCCATAAGGCAGGTATCTCTAAATTAGTTGCTAAAATGGTTCCTTTAGGTGTAGCCAAAGGTTAG
- a CDS encoding archease has protein sequence MNNNFDSGNGSRPQFEFFDVTADAGYLAYGSTLEESFENAGLAMFEVMTRTSQIQKVEKREIEVKSEDKVSLLYDYLEELIFLHDVEFMVFSDFKVNIKKEGEDYILHGLFRGEKFNPEIHERRDEVKAVTFHMMEVIEENGYRVRVILDL, from the coding sequence TTGAATAATAATTTTGATTCAGGTAATGGATCCCGACCCCAATTCGAATTTTTTGATGTAACAGCAGATGCGGGTTACCTTGCTTATGGATCTACCCTAGAAGAGTCATTTGAAAATGCGGGCCTGGCCATGTTCGAAGTGATGACCCGTACTTCTCAGATTCAGAAAGTGGAAAAAAGAGAAATTGAAGTTAAATCAGAAGATAAAGTATCTCTTCTTTATGATTACCTGGAAGAACTCATATTTTTACATGACGTGGAATTTATGGTGTTTTCAGATTTTAAGGTGAATATTAAAAAAGAGGGGGAAGATTATATTCTCCATGGTTTGTTCCGTGGTGAAAAATTCAATCCTGAAATTCATGAAAGACGGGATGAAGTAAAAGCAGTGACATTCCATATGATGGAAGTAATAGAGGAAAATGGATATAGGGTGAGAGTCATATTAGATTTATGA
- a CDS encoding ORC1-type DNA replication protein, translated as MDIKDILLHDETIFKDINAFNPDYVPKNYNYRDSQMEALAICIRPALKEGRPVNSVILGSCATGKTTAIKKVFEMVESSSEQIVCCYINCQLHTTRFGIFSQIYHKIFGHYPPETGVPFSRIYHSIMQKLASDKKALVIALDDVNYLFHSKNANKIFYDILRAYEVFPGVRTGVFAILSDIEFRYALDKNVNSVFIPQEIVFSPYSHHEMFNILKDRVKTGFYPDVISDEILEEIANYASENGDLRVGIDLLRVCGNLAEAEASRAIEKKHLEKAVKSSGPVNLMHTLKSLSSAESDLLKIISKCNDDNLTAGDLYKVFKEKGGSSYSSFNRMLDKLEFLRLIDTKFTGKGMRGNSRLIILRFNQEEINKCMVTL; from the coding sequence ATGGATATAAAAGACATCCTGCTACATGATGAAACCATTTTTAAGGATATTAATGCCTTTAATCCGGATTATGTTCCTAAAAATTATAATTATCGAGATTCCCAGATGGAAGCCCTTGCCATTTGTATCCGTCCTGCTTTAAAAGAAGGAAGACCAGTTAATTCAGTTATACTTGGTTCATGTGCCACCGGCAAGACCACTGCAATTAAAAAAGTCTTTGAAATGGTTGAAAGCAGTTCTGAACAGATAGTTTGTTGTTATATAAATTGTCAGCTTCATACCACCCGATTTGGAATTTTTTCCCAGATTTACCATAAGATTTTCGGACATTATCCTCCTGAAACAGGAGTTCCATTTTCAAGGATATATCACAGTATTATGCAAAAACTGGCGTCTGATAAAAAAGCTCTGGTAATTGCTTTAGATGATGTTAATTACCTTTTCCACAGTAAAAATGCCAATAAAATATTTTATGATATTTTAAGAGCATATGAAGTGTTTCCCGGAGTTAGAACCGGAGTTTTTGCTATTCTATCCGATATAGAGTTCAGATATGCTCTGGACAAAAATGTGAACTCAGTTTTTATTCCCCAGGAAATTGTTTTTTCACCTTATAGTCACCATGAAATGTTCAACATTTTAAAGGACAGGGTGAAAACCGGTTTCTATCCCGACGTGATTTCAGATGAAATTTTAGAAGAAATAGCAAACTATGCTTCAGAAAATGGAGATTTAAGAGTAGGTATTGATCTTTTAAGAGTATGTGGTAATCTTGCAGAGGCAGAAGCTTCACGTGCTATAGAAAAAAAGCATTTAGAAAAAGCAGTAAAAAGCAGCGGGCCAGTGAATCTCATGCATACCCTTAAATCACTATCATCTGCAGAATCGGATCTTCTTAAAATTATAAGTAAATGTAATGATGATAATTTAACTGCGGGAGATTTGTATAAGGTTTTTAAGGAAAAAGGAGGAAGTAGTTATTCCTCCTTTAATAGGATGCTGGATAAATTAGAGTTTTTAAGATTGATAGACACCAAATTTACTGGAAAAGGAATGAGGGGAAACTCCCGGCTGATTATTTTAAGATTCAACCAGGAGGAAATCAATAAATGCATGGTTACCCTCTAA
- a CDS encoding 6-hydroxymethylpterin diphosphokinase MptE-like protein, with protein MELEVWMGWYEEILKKFGFNKEDDEKTARRLNEILSKGKALSLSELPSGENFIVFGAGPSLKKHVKSIKKVYSTDFILVAADGATTALLEEDMVPHIIVTDLDGNIDDLIIANNKNAFMVVHAHGNNLENILKYSGSLKKVIGTTQSVPLKYVHNFGGFTDGDRAVFLAVQLGAKKLILAGMDFGKVVSKYSRPEIDSEVGPAGPIKELKLEYAEKLIQWIIKNEKVEVCNLKHSNLEKFLELK; from the coding sequence ATGGAACTTGAAGTGTGGATGGGCTGGTATGAGGAAATTCTAAAAAAATTTGGATTCAACAAAGAAGATGATGAAAAAACCGCCCGGCGTTTAAATGAAATATTAAGTAAAGGAAAGGCACTTTCGCTTTCCGAATTGCCTTCAGGTGAAAATTTCATTGTATTTGGAGCAGGTCCCTCCCTTAAAAAACATGTTAAATCTATAAAAAAGGTTTACTCCACGGATTTTATTCTGGTTGCTGCTGATGGAGCTACTACTGCCCTTTTAGAAGAAGATATGGTTCCCCATATAATTGTAACTGATTTAGATGGCAATATAGATGATTTAATAATTGCAAATAATAAAAATGCATTTATGGTGGTACATGCCCATGGAAATAATCTGGAAAATATTTTAAAATATTCCGGTTCCTTAAAAAAAGTTATAGGAACCACCCAAAGTGTTCCTTTGAAATATGTTCATAATTTTGGAGGATTTACTGATGGAGATCGGGCAGTTTTTTTAGCAGTGCAATTAGGGGCTAAAAAATTAATTTTAGCAGGAATGGACTTTGGGAAGGTAGTTAGCAAATATTCCCGGCCAGAAATAGATTCTGAAGTAGGACCCGCGGGACCTATTAAAGAATTAAAATTGGAATATGCTGAAAAATTAATTCAATGGATAATAAAAAACGAGAAAGTTGAAGTATGTAATTTGAAGCATTCAAATTTAGAAAAGTTTTTAGAATTAAAGTAA
- a CDS encoding pyridoxal-phosphate-dependent aminotransferase family protein — MNETLLMIPGPTRVAPRVLKAMSENIVNHRSALFGKILTETTQMMSDVFRTSNKSYLITGSGTAAMEAAMANIIQPGDKILSVVGGKFGQRFMQIVDAFGGEPESIEVEWGEAVNPQEIKNYLDNNPDIKAVTVVHNETSTGVANPIKEIGKIMQDYDALYVVDTVSSLGGDEVDVDGYGIDICVTGSQKCLAAPPGMAAITLSDDAWEIVDQIEPQSYYLNLKKYRKSGNAEPPETPYTPSVSLMYAMHEALNVIMEEGLNQRVKRHQLAAKATRNAIKALNLELFPKEEVSSTTVTAINIPEGVTDAELRGTMRNKYHVELAGGQDHLKGNVFRIGHMGNITHRELITTISALEMTLRELGFEIEMGEGVASVADVYLPENL, encoded by the coding sequence ATGAATGAAACATTACTAATGATTCCCGGACCCACCCGGGTAGCACCCCGAGTATTGAAGGCCATGTCTGAGAATATAGTAAACCATAGAAGTGCTCTTTTTGGTAAAATTCTAACTGAAACTACACAGATGATGTCTGATGTATTTAGAACCAGCAATAAATCTTATTTAATCACAGGTTCTGGTACTGCAGCCATGGAAGCGGCTATGGCCAATATTATTCAACCTGGTGATAAAATATTAAGTGTGGTTGGAGGTAAATTCGGTCAGAGGTTCATGCAAATTGTGGATGCTTTTGGTGGTGAACCTGAATCCATCGAAGTGGAATGGGGAGAAGCAGTAAACCCGCAGGAGATAAAAAACTATTTAGATAATAATCCGGACATAAAAGCGGTTACTGTGGTCCATAACGAAACTTCAACTGGTGTTGCAAACCCCATAAAAGAAATAGGAAAAATTATGCAGGATTATGATGCATTATATGTGGTGGATACAGTTTCTTCTTTAGGGGGAGATGAAGTTGACGTGGATGGATATGGAATTGATATCTGTGTCACCGGATCTCAAAAATGTTTAGCTGCACCTCCGGGTATGGCAGCCATTACCTTAAGTGACGATGCCTGGGAAATAGTAGATCAGATTGAGCCCCAGAGCTACTACTTAAATCTGAAAAAGTACAGAAAAAGTGGGAATGCAGAACCTCCTGAAACACCTTATACTCCTTCTGTATCTTTAATGTATGCTATGCACGAAGCACTAAATGTTATAATGGAAGAAGGTTTAAATCAGAGAGTAAAAAGACATCAATTAGCTGCTAAAGCAACAAGAAATGCAATAAAAGCCTTAAATTTGGAATTATTCCCTAAAGAAGAAGTATCTTCCACTACTGTTACGGCCATCAATATTCCAGAAGGGGTCACTGATGCCGAGCTACGGGGTACCATGCGTAATAAGTACCATGTGGAACTGGCTGGAGGTCAGGATCACCTTAAAGGCAATGTCTTCCGGATTGGTCACATGGGCAATATAACTCATAGGGAACTAATAACTACCATATCTGCTTTAGAAATGACATTAAGAGAATTAGGATTTGAAATTGAAATGGGTGAGGGTGTAGCTTCTGTTGCAGATGTTTATCTCCCAGAAAACCTCTGA
- a CDS encoding thiamine pyrophosphate-binding protein, whose product MDHPIKCSSAIVKLLQEKQVEYIFGHPGEQVLPLYDALRVSTIKHILVRHEQAAAHAADGYARSSGKIGVCVATAGPGALNLVMGVATAYKDAVPMLVITGDVPTYLKGEGGFQDVELCNIFQNITLESFYAENAPDAILKLKLVLKMLKYGPTGPVHINIPKDVLEEELDYSLLAENVKYYSENEFNDFSQAVNAIENCKKPLVIAGSGIIWSHSVKDFRRFINNNKIPVATTYPARGVLSEYDPLSLGMIGTRGTGRANYAGVNSDVIIALGCRLSERTLVGIGDAKIIHVNIDSEVLKGHINIQSNVKNVLHKFKSLDFPDSSTWLSEIRKKFPDSLYLKPKHKIQKGPLKPQEAIKQILKASGDSTIVNDAGSHTTWVTLLKKVKKPGSLIFSGSFGPMGYGLPASIGCFLACPQSHTVVITGDGGFQMTLQELATIKQENIPVVICVLNNHCLGIIRQWQDTFYQGAFQVALENPNFVMLGKSYGIDSVRVESSDDVFNAVDKAIKSNKPYLVEIIVDPQENIPLPSQMRE is encoded by the coding sequence ATGGACCATCCTATCAAATGTAGTTCTGCAATTGTAAAACTACTCCAGGAAAAACAGGTGGAATATATATTCGGTCACCCAGGTGAACAGGTCCTGCCTTTATATGATGCTCTTCGTGTTTCCACAATAAAGCATATCCTGGTAAGGCACGAACAGGCGGCGGCTCATGCTGCAGATGGGTATGCCCGTTCATCAGGTAAAATCGGAGTTTGTGTTGCTACAGCAGGTCCCGGAGCTTTAAACCTGGTAATGGGAGTTGCTACTGCCTACAAAGATGCAGTGCCTATGCTGGTTATTACTGGAGATGTACCCACCTATCTTAAAGGTGAAGGTGGATTTCAGGATGTGGAATTGTGCAATATATTCCAAAATATCACCCTGGAAAGTTTTTATGCTGAAAATGCTCCAGATGCAATTTTAAAGCTTAAATTAGTACTTAAAATGCTCAAATATGGCCCCACCGGTCCGGTGCATATAAATATCCCTAAAGATGTTCTGGAAGAGGAACTAGATTACAGTTTACTAGCAGAAAATGTAAAATATTACTCTGAAAACGAATTTAATGATTTCTCCCAGGCAGTTAATGCTATTGAAAATTGTAAAAAACCTTTAGTGATTGCAGGATCAGGCATTATATGGTCTCATTCGGTGAAAGACTTCAGAAGATTTATTAATAATAATAAAATACCCGTAGCAACCACTTATCCTGCAAGAGGTGTTTTAAGTGAATATGATCCCTTATCTTTAGGCATGATAGGGACCCGCGGAACAGGCCGGGCAAATTATGCCGGGGTAAATTCTGATGTGATAATTGCCCTGGGCTGCCGCTTATCAGAACGTACCCTGGTGGGGATAGGAGATGCTAAAATAATACATGTCAATATTGATTCAGAAGTATTAAAAGGCCATATAAATATTCAGAGTAATGTTAAAAACGTCCTGCATAAGTTTAAATCCTTAGATTTTCCAGATAGCTCTACCTGGTTAAGTGAAATTAGAAAAAAATTCCCTGATTCTTTGTATTTAAAACCAAAACATAAAATACAAAAAGGGCCTTTGAAGCCACAGGAAGCTATTAAACAAATTTTAAAAGCGTCAGGTGATTCTACCATTGTAAATGATGCTGGTTCCCATACCACCTGGGTTACTCTTCTAAAAAAAGTTAAAAAACCCGGTTCACTTATATTTTCTGGTTCATTTGGTCCTATGGGTTATGGATTGCCTGCCAGCATAGGCTGTTTTCTGGCCTGTCCACAATCACATACAGTAGTTATTACCGGAGATGGTGGTTTTCAAATGACCCTGCAGGAACTGGCCACCATCAAACAGGAAAACATACCGGTGGTGATATGTGTCCTTAATAATCACTGCCTGGGAATAATTCGCCAGTGGCAGGATACCTTCTATCAGGGTGCATTTCAGGTGGCACTGGAAAACCCGAACTTTGTTATGTTAGGTAAATCTTATGGAATAGATTCGGTTAGAGTAGAATCTTCAGATGACGTATTTAATGCAGTTGATAAAGCCATAAAATCAAATAAGCCCTATTTAGTTGAGATTATAGTTGATCCCCAGGAAAATATTCCCTTACCCTCACAAATGCGGGAATAA